A part of Gossypium hirsutum isolate 1008001.06 chromosome A07, Gossypium_hirsutum_v2.1, whole genome shotgun sequence genomic DNA contains:
- the LOC121231925 gene encoding uncharacterized protein: protein MSREVGENEPMETRGRVRKASRSRDMLSSLENRVVNLEESVGDMRETLEVVLTRMEELREDSKVFVLDTLRSTSDKLTVRDEALEALVTAMKEEIAELKGELTICKVALENGMLTSRSKQRHVDVPKPEKFKGARSAREVDNFLWELEQYFRAMGIEDDATKVNTASIYFTDVALLWWRRRSTDERRGGTTIGTWEEFQ, encoded by the coding sequence ATGTCGAGAGAAGTTGGTGAGaatgagccaatggagacccgtgggagggtCAGGAAGGCTAGTCGATCGAGGGACATGTTGTCGAGCTTGGAAAATCGAGTGGTCAATCTCGAGGAGTCTGTTGGTGACATGAGGGAGACACTCGAAGTGGTCCTAACCCGTATGGAGGAACTGCGGGAAGACAGCAAAGTATTCGTGCTTGACACTCTTAGATCCACTTCGGACAAGCTGACGGTAAGGGACGAAGCTCTTGAGGCCCTGGTGACTGCCATGAAAGAGGAGATTGCTGAGCTTAAGGGAGAGCTCACAATTTGTAAGGTCGCTTTGGAAAATGGGATGTTGACTTCAAGATCGAAGCAACGCCATGTAGATGTTCCAAAACCCGAGAAGTTCAAGGGGGCTAGGTCTGCGAGAGAAGTGGACAACTTCCTGTGGGAATTGGAGCAATATTTTCGAGCAATGGGCATTGAAGATGATGCcactaaggtaaacactgcttcgaTTTACTTTACTGATGTTGCTCTCTTATGGTGGCGACGTAGGTCCACGGATGAGAGACGTGGAGGAACGACCattgggacttgggaggagttccaatGA
- the LOC121232298 gene encoding uncharacterized protein has translation MLQISDLNEKEAFYMFEDGLRMWAKQELRRLGITDLTVAMAEAENFYEAGGRKFDNNDASKPKPRPKGNGGGDKEQTERSGEALRNYNGRPGDKKEPMRCFLCQGPHRLSVCPKRAAFNAMEAREEANPDTKSFGTILGGVEDKTSNGLMFVDIIVADRKLNALVDTGASDLFMSKEMAKELGLKVEEDSGRIKR, from the coding sequence ATGCTTCAGATCTCAGACTTGAATGAGAAGGAAGCATTTTATatgtttgaggatgggctaagaATGTGGGCTAAGCAAGAGTTGCGCCGCCTAGGCATCACCGATTTGACTGTAGCTATGGCTGAGGCAGAGAACTTCTACGAAGCTGGTGGGAGAAAGTTTGACAATAATGATGCTTCCAAACCCAAGCCAAGACCCAAAGGCAATGGTGGGGGAGACAAAGAGCAAACAGAAAGGAGTGGCGAAGCCCTAAGGAATTATAATGGTAGACCAGGGGATAAGAAAGAGCCAATGAGATGCTTTCTTTGCCAAGGTCCACATCGGTTGAGTGTTTGTCCAAAGAGGGCCGCTTTCAATGCTATGGAAGCACGCGAAGAGGCCAATCCTGACACCAAAAGTTTTGGTACGATATTGGGCGGTGTTGAAGACAAGACGAGCAATGGGctgatgtttgtggacatcatcGTGGCAGACAGAAAATTGAATGCCCTTGTTGACACTGGTGCATCTGATTTGTTCATGTCTAAAGAGATGGCGAAGGAACTCGGTCTCAAAGTGGAGGAAGATTCGGGTCGAATAAAACGGTAA
- the LOC121231926 gene encoding peroxidase 16: MSSQTPSLFCLLLFLLLTLSPSHAQLGVGYYHNLCPGVESIVKSAVKQKLEQTFVTAPATLRLFFHDCFVRGCDASVMLASSWNKSAEKDNTDNLSLAGDGFDTVMKAKAAVDSVPQCRNKVSCADILALATRDVIALTGGPSYAVELGRLDGRISTRASVRHHLPHPDFKLGKLKAMFASHGLTLTDLVALSGAHTIGFSHCSRFSKRIYKFKSKSRIDPTLNLRYARQLQQMCPENVDPRMAIEMDPSTPRIFDNMYYINLQQGKGLFTSDQSLFTNARSRNIVNLFASNSTAFEEAFVAAITKLGRIGVKTGKQGEIRNDCFVLNKIS, from the exons ATGAGTTCTCAGACCCCGAGTCTCTTTTGCCTACTCCTGTTTCTCCTCCTTACTTTGAGTCCGAGCCATGCTCAACTCGGGGTCGGTTACTATCACAACTTGTGTCCTGGCGTTGAATCAATCGTCAAATCTGCAGTTAAACAGAAGTTGGAGCAGACATTTGTTACAGCTCCAGCAACTCTTAGACTATTCTTTCATGACTGTTTCGTCCGG GGGTGTGATGCTTCCGTGATGCTAGCTTCTTCATGGAACAAAAGTGCAGAGAAGGATAATACGGATAATCTTTCGTTAGCTGGGGATGGATTCGACACAGTGATGAAAGCCAAGGCTGCTGTCGATAGTGTACCTCAGTGCCGTAACAAGGTTTCATGTGCTGACATCTTAGCCCTGGCTACTAGGGATGTCATAGCTTTG ACTGGAGGGCCATCTTATGCAGTAGAATTGGGAAGACTTGATGGCAGGATCTCAACAAGAGCCAGCGTGCGTCATCATCTCCCTCATCCAGATTTCAAGTTAGGCAAGCTCAAGGCCATGTTTGCCTCTCATGGTCTCACTCTTACAGATCTGGTTGCACTATCAG GAGCACATACAATTGGGTTCTCACACTGCAGCCGGTTCTCCAAACGAATTTACAAGTTTAAAAGCAAGAGCAGAATTGATCCTACACTTAACCTGCGATATGCGAGGCAGCTTCAGCAGATGTGCCCGGAAAATGTTGACCCGAGAATGGCCATTGAGATGGACCCAAGCACGCCCCGAATATTCGATAACATGTACTACATTAACCTTCAACAAGGGAAGGGACTTTTCACCTCTGATCAGTCTTTGTTCACTAATGCAAGATCTAGAAATATTGTTAACCTATTTGCATCCAACAGTACTGCATTTGAAGAGGCTTTTGTAGCTGCCATAACCAAGCTTGGGAGAATAGGGGTCAAGACAGGAAAACAAGGTGAAATCAGGAATGATTGCTTTGTTCTAAACAAGatttcataa